Proteins encoded within one genomic window of Megalopta genalis isolate 19385.01 unplaced genomic scaffold, iyMegGena1_principal scaffold0043, whole genome shotgun sequence:
- the LOC143261232 gene encoding death-associated inhibitor of apoptosis 1-like produces MGLVLKKNLFVKNLPLLMFILVRKEIMMDYRREEDRLRSFEFWPIEYIQPEELAAAGFYYLGQDDFVACFACDIELHRWQHNDRAMSEHHFWSRNCPYVLGENCGNVPIDAHPTIMSISSSSRSGVDECGIYDYTMDEKRYV; encoded by the exons ATGGGTTtagtattgaaaaaaaatttatttgtaaAGAACTTGCCATTGTTAATGTTCATTCTGGTGAGA AAAGAGATAATGATGGACTATCGACGCGAGGAGGATAGACTTCGAAGTTTCGAATTCTGGCCAATTGAGTATATTCAGCCGGAGGAGCTTGCAGCCGCAGGATTTTACTATCTGGGGCAGGACGATTTTGTCGCATGTTTTGCATGCGACATCGAATTGCATCGGTGGCAACATAACGACAGGGCTATGTCGGAGCATCACTTCTGGTCCAGAAACTGCCCATATGTACTGGGGGAAAATTGTGGCAACGTGCCGATCGATGCTCATCCCACAATCATGTCGATATCATCATCATCAAGAAGCGGTGTGGACGAGTGCGGAATCTACGATTATACCATGGATGAGAAGAGGTATGTAtaa